The Bacillus vallismortis genome window below encodes:
- the glmU gene encoding bifunctional UDP-N-acetylglucosamine diphosphorylase/glucosamine-1-phosphate N-acetyltransferase GlmU: MDKRFAVVLAAGQGTRMKSKLYKVLHPVCGKPMAEHVVDEALKLSLSKLVTIVGHGAEEVKKKLGDKSEYALQAEQLGTAHAVKQAQPFLADEKGVTIVICGDTPLLTAETMEQMLKEHTQREAKATILTAVAEDPTGYGRIIRSENGAVQKIVEHKDASEEERLVTEINTGTYCFDNEALFRAIDQVSNDNAQGEYYLPDVIEILKNEGETVAAYQTGNFQETLGVNDRVALSQAEQFMKERINKRHMQNGVTLIDPMNTYISPDAVIGSDTVIYPGTVIKGEVQIGEDTIIGPHTEIMNSSIGSRTVIKQSVVNHSQVGNDVNIGPFAHIRPDSVIGNEVKIGNFVEIKKTQFGDRSKASHLSYVGDAEVGTDVNLGCGSITVNYDGKNKYLTKIEDGAFIGCNSNLVAPVTVGEGAYVAAGSTVTEDVPGKALAIARARQVNKDDYVKNIHKK; this comes from the coding sequence ATGGATAAGCGGTTTGCAGTTGTTTTAGCGGCTGGACAAGGAACAAGAATGAAATCGAAGCTTTATAAAGTCCTTCATCCAGTTTGCGGTAAGCCTATGGCAGAGCACGTCGTGGATGAAGCCTTAAAGTTATCTTTATCGAAGCTTGTCACGATTGTCGGACATGGTGCGGAAGAAGTGAAAAAGAAGCTTGGTGATAAAAGCGAGTATGCGCTTCAAGCAGAACAGCTTGGCACTGCTCATGCTGTAAAACAGGCACAGCCATTTCTTGCTGACGAAAAAGGCGTCACAATTGTCATTTGCGGAGATACGCCGCTTTTAACAGCTGAGACAATGGAACAGATGCTGAAAGAACATACACAAAGAGAAGCGAAAGCTACGATTTTAACTGCGGTTGCAGAAGATCCAACCGGATATGGACGTATTATTCGCAGCGAAAACGGAGCGGTTCAAAAAATTGTTGAGCATAAGGACGCCTCTGAAGAAGAACGTCTTGTAACTGAGATCAATACCGGTACGTATTGTTTTGACAATGAAGCGCTATTCCGGGCCATTGATCAGGTGTCTAATGATAATGCTCAAGGTGAGTATTATTTGCCGGATGTCATAGAGATTCTTAAAAACGAAGGCGAAACTGTTGCCGCTTACCAGACTGGTAATTTCCAAGAAACACTCGGAGTTAATGATAGAGTCGCTCTTTCTCAGGCAGAACAATTTATGAAAGAGCGTATTAATAAACGGCATATGCAAAATGGCGTAACGCTGATTGACCCGATGAACACGTATATTTCTCCTGACGCTGTTATCGGAAGCGATACTGTGATTTATCCTGGAACTGTGATTAAAGGTGAGGTGCAAATCGGAGAAGATACGATTATCGGACCTCATACGGAGATTATGAATAGTTCAATTGGCAGCCGTACGGTGATTAAACAATCGGTAGTCAATCACAGTCAAGTGGGGAATGATGTAAACATAGGACCTTTTGCTCACATCAGACCTGATTCTGTCATCGGGAATGAAGTGAAGATCGGAAATTTTGTTGAAATCAAAAAGACTCAATTCGGAGACCGAAGCAAGGCTTCTCATTTAAGCTATGTCGGTGATGCTGAGGTAGGCACAGATGTTAACTTGGGCTGCGGTTCAATAACTGTCAATTATGATGGAAAGAATAAATATTTGACGAAAATTGAAGACGGCGCGTTTATCGGCTGCAATTCCAACTTGGTTGCCCCTGTCACAGTCGGAGAAGGCGCTTATGTTGCTGCGGGTTCAACTGTTACGGAAGATGTACCTGGAAAAGCGCTTGCTATTGCCAGAGCGAGACAAGTAAATAAAGACGATTATGTGAAAAATATTCATAAAAAATAA
- a CDS encoding ribose-phosphate diphosphokinase, which produces MSNQYGDKNLKIFSLNSNPELAKEIADIVGVQLGKCSVTRFSDGEVQINIEESIRGCDCYIIQSTSAPVNEHIMELLIMVDALKRASAKTINIVIPYYGYARQDRKARSREPITAKLFANLLETAGATRVIALDLHAPQIQGFFDIPIDHLMGVPILGEYFEGKNLEDIVIVSPDHGGVTRARKLADRLKAPIAIIDKRRPRPNVAEVMNIVGNIEGKTAILIDDIIDTAGTITLAANALVENGAKEVYACCTHPVLSGPAVERINNSTIKELVVTNSIKLPEEKKIERFKQLSVGPLLAEAIIRVHEQQSVSYLFS; this is translated from the coding sequence ATGTCTAATCAATACGGAGATAAGAATTTAAAGATTTTTTCTTTGAATTCGAATCCAGAGCTTGCAAAAGAAATCGCAGATATAGTTGGAGTTCAATTAGGGAAATGTTCTGTCACAAGATTTAGTGACGGGGAAGTCCAAATTAATATCGAAGAAAGTATTCGCGGATGTGACTGTTATATCATCCAGTCTACAAGTGCCCCCGTTAACGAGCATATTATGGAACTGTTAATTATGGTAGATGCGTTAAAACGCGCTTCTGCAAAAACGATTAACATTGTTATTCCTTATTATGGTTATGCGCGTCAAGACAGAAAAGCAAGATCCCGTGAGCCAATCACAGCAAAACTTTTCGCAAATCTGCTTGAAACAGCCGGTGCTACTCGCGTAATTGCGCTAGACTTGCATGCGCCGCAAATTCAAGGATTCTTTGATATACCGATTGACCACTTAATGGGTGTTCCGATTTTAGGAGAATATTTTGAAGGCAAAAACCTTGAAGATATCGTCATTGTTTCACCAGACCACGGCGGTGTGACACGCGCCCGCAAACTGGCTGACCGACTAAAAGCGCCGATTGCGATAATCGATAAACGCCGTCCGCGTCCAAACGTGGCGGAAGTCATGAATATTGTAGGTAATATCGAAGGGAAGACCGCTATCCTTATCGATGACATTATCGATACTGCAGGTACCATTACACTTGCTGCTAATGCGCTCGTTGAAAACGGAGCGAAAGAAGTATATGCATGCTGCACACACCCTGTACTATCAGGCCCTGCTGTTGAACGTATTAATAATTCAACAATCAAAGAGCTTGTTGTGACAAACAGCATTAAGCTTCCTGAAGAAAAGAAAATTGAAC